A part of Bacteroidia bacterium genomic DNA contains:
- a CDS encoding T9SS type A sorting domain-containing protein produces MSKFCTFFMLLLGANFSFAQGLSLPVDFESTTQVYSFTDFSGGVATVIANPQSNGINTSANVGQMVKGVGDPWGGTFLTMENPIDFSVNRTFKIKVFSPRAGARVVLKAENLTDGAIFFEVEDTVTVANTWEELTFDYNYIDTLLSYSKLVFIFDNGTVGDGSANFTFLFDDVQLIFDGPYLSRIDLPITFNDTTVDYRMSDFGGNSSTLSADPTGGSNIVAKTVKTLGAATWAGTTMGVPRFATSIPVSPTETKMNVRVYSPKVGIPVRLKIEDAKDPTRSVETQTNTTLANAWETMEFDFSNEATGTAAINFSYNFNMASIFFYFGSDGVAIGADSVYYWDDVKFGAAASVGIEKELKANLTYYPNPVHDQFFIQAEARIDGLELYNQMGQMVLKTRSENNEITLDMATFSPGVYIAKVRVGETVGAIRVLKY; encoded by the coding sequence ATGTCAAAATTTTGTACATTTTTTATGCTCCTTTTAGGAGCAAACTTCTCTTTTGCCCAGGGACTTTCCCTTCCTGTCGACTTTGAATCCACAACCCAGGTTTATAGCTTCACCGACTTCAGCGGAGGTGTAGCCACAGTCATCGCCAATCCGCAATCCAATGGCATCAACACCAGCGCAAACGTAGGTCAGATGGTCAAAGGTGTCGGAGATCCCTGGGGGGGCACCTTTTTGACAATGGAAAATCCCATCGATTTTTCGGTCAACCGGACATTTAAAATAAAAGTGTTTTCCCCACGCGCTGGCGCCCGCGTAGTGCTAAAGGCAGAAAACCTGACAGATGGTGCCATCTTTTTTGAAGTAGAAGACACCGTTACAGTTGCCAATACATGGGAAGAACTGACCTTTGATTATAACTATATAGATACCTTGCTATCTTATTCTAAGCTTGTTTTTATTTTTGACAATGGAACCGTAGGCGATGGCTCTGCAAATTTTACGTTTTTGTTTGACGATGTACAGCTCATTTTCGATGGCCCATATCTGTCCCGGATTGATCTGCCTATTACTTTCAACGATACGACCGTAGATTATAGGATGAGTGATTTTGGCGGAAACTCTTCTACTTTGTCTGCTGATCCGACGGGAGGAAGCAATATAGTTGCAAAAACCGTCAAGACTTTGGGAGCTGCAACCTGGGCAGGAACGACAATGGGCGTACCAAGATTCGCAACGTCCATTCCCGTATCACCAACTGAAACCAAAATGAACGTTCGTGTCTATTCCCCAAAAGTCGGAATCCCTGTCCGCCTGAAAATAGAAGACGCCAAAGATCCTACACGTAGCGTCGAAACACAAACCAATACCACCCTCGCCAATGCATGGGAAACTATGGAATTTGACTTTAGCAACGAAGCCACAGGAACTGCGGCCATCAACTTTAGTTATAACTTCAACATGGCTTCCATTTTCTTTTACTTTGGTTCAGACGGTGTAGCGATTGGCGCTGATTCGGTTTATTATTGGGATGATGTAAAATTTGGCGCAGCAGCTTCCGTAGGAATTGAAAAAGAATTAAAAGCCAACCTCACCTATTACCCAAACCCTGTCCATGATCAGTTTTTTATTCAGGCTGAAGCCCGCATTGATGGACTGGAGCTATACAATCAAATGGGACAAATGGTGCTGAAAACCCGCAGCGAAAACAATGAGATAACGCTTGATATGGCGACTTTTTCCCCCGGCGTTTACATTGCAAAAGTACGTGTAGGCGAAACAGTGGGAGCCATTCGGGTTTTAAAATACTAA
- a CDS encoding M56 family metallopeptidase, whose translation MLTNILTEALGWTLLHSLWQGLVVMTALGILLTLMKGRSPESRYYVSLLALGAMFAWIVATFFAQYNTISDQYFLAGYAAEWSGDFSEDFYAADGVSPEISFSLWSFSEKIRPFMPWISVIWAAGFMFFTVRWAGGLYHIHQLRSNGIRPVAYDWQLKVNKLSERLGLTRTITLYESFRVSVPIVIGHLKPVILLPVGMLNGISPAQLEAVIVHELAHVRRNDFAVNLLISLVESMLFYHPAYWWISSHIQAEREHCCDDLAVKYCGDPLSYAKVLADLEENRLENMRLAMQLVGRKKYLLRRIRRIVVPEASEPQIQGKSVFGLVLVITMTAIAWLSPQTGRTFGTNYAEEMDYDFPILASIPSVPGMIGYPEFYAAIDTPPPGTEPLDEPVGGWGEMPEMPEMPEFPEFPDNFYSSALPDSAAMAEFKMSMQQFQEEQKEWGRQVGEYWREYAQQLSAQSNVYAHAESSRRLEHALEKLAQAEIYANEDQIRELAEAQERLAEVRERLAEDREGRSEMQIERDLQRREEDIIRRHEEAKERELAALERAREMQERQREIQLRQQEIMEQNRERMREVEEKVRRDQEARMHEMEVKMKAMHERHDSMKKELQSELRRDGLVSSDNGKVKIKISEDSFKINGQKLTEDQERKYRRILKKYGFNAGDEGTLQFDF comes from the coding sequence ATGCTGACAAATATTCTGACAGAAGCTCTGGGATGGACGCTTCTGCACTCGCTCTGGCAGGGTCTGGTTGTCATGACCGCCCTGGGAATTCTCCTGACCCTGATGAAAGGCCGTTCGCCCGAATCACGGTATTATGTGTCTCTCCTTGCTTTGGGAGCAATGTTTGCCTGGATTGTGGCTACCTTTTTTGCGCAGTACAATACCATTTCCGACCAATACTTTCTTGCCGGGTATGCAGCAGAATGGTCGGGCGATTTTTCAGAAGATTTTTACGCAGCAGATGGAGTGAGTCCGGAAATTAGCTTTTCGCTATGGTCATTTTCCGAAAAGATTCGTCCCTTTATGCCCTGGATTTCGGTAATATGGGCAGCCGGGTTTATGTTTTTTACTGTCCGGTGGGCTGGTGGCCTGTACCATATCCATCAGTTGCGGTCCAATGGTATAAGACCGGTCGCCTACGACTGGCAGCTCAAGGTCAATAAACTGTCTGAACGGCTGGGCCTTACGCGAACCATTACGCTTTACGAGTCTTTTCGGGTATCAGTGCCCATCGTGATTGGTCATCTGAAGCCGGTGATATTGTTGCCAGTAGGGATGTTGAATGGGATTTCTCCTGCCCAGCTTGAAGCCGTGATTGTCCATGAACTTGCCCATGTCAGGCGCAATGATTTTGCGGTGAACCTGCTGATTTCGCTGGTAGAATCCATGTTGTTTTACCATCCGGCGTATTGGTGGATATCTTCGCACATTCAGGCCGAGCGGGAACATTGCTGTGATGATCTTGCCGTAAAATACTGTGGCGACCCACTTTCCTACGCCAAAGTATTGGCTGATCTGGAAGAAAACCGTTTGGAAAATATGCGTTTGGCTATGCAATTGGTTGGCCGGAAGAAATATCTGCTCAGAAGAATTCGCCGCATTGTAGTTCCCGAAGCCAGTGAGCCACAAATTCAGGGTAAATCTGTCTTTGGCCTGGTGCTGGTCATCACCATGACTGCCATTGCCTGGCTTTCTCCACAGACCGGAAGAACCTTTGGGACAAACTATGCAGAGGAAATGGATTATGATTTTCCCATCCTGGCTTCCATCCCTTCAGTACCGGGCATGATTGGCTATCCGGAATTTTATGCAGCGATCGACACACCACCACCAGGAACAGAACCCCTGGATGAGCCTGTAGGCGGTTGGGGAGAAATGCCGGAGATGCCCGAGATGCCCGAGTTTCCGGAGTTTCCCGACAATTTTTACAGCTCAGCACTGCCAGACAGCGCAGCTATGGCGGAATTCAAGATGTCGATGCAGCAGTTTCAGGAAGAGCAGAAAGAATGGGGCCGTCAGGTAGGAGAATACTGGAGAGAATATGCCCAGCAACTCAGCGCACAAAGTAATGTGTATGCTCATGCGGAATCGAGCAGAAGACTGGAGCATGCTTTGGAAAAACTGGCTCAGGCAGAAATCTACGCAAACGAAGACCAGATCAGAGAATTGGCGGAAGCACAGGAGCGGCTGGCGGAAGTCCGGGAAAGGCTAGCGGAAGACAGAGAAGGCCGTTCAGAAATGCAGATTGAGCGCGATCTTCAGCGAAGAGAAGAAGACATTATCCGCCGGCATGAGGAAGCCAAAGAGCGGGAACTGGCAGCATTGGAACGTGCCCGTGAGATGCAGGAGCGCCAGAGAGAAATACAGCTTCGCCAGCAAGAGATCATGGAGCAAAACCGCGAACGCATGCGGGAGGTGGAGGAAAAGGTAAGGCGTGATCAGGAAGCGCGGATGCATGAGATGGAAGTGAAGATGAAAGCGATGCATGAAAGGCATGATTCTATGAAAAAAGAGCTTCAATCAGAACTGCGCCGCGATGGACTGGTTTCTTCAGATAATGGAAAAGTGAAAATCAAAATCAGCGAAGATTCCTTTAAAATCAACGGGCAGAAGCTCACAGAAGATCAGGAACGCAAATACCGCCGAATATTAAAGAAGTATGGATTTAACGCGGGAGATGAAGGAACCCTCCAGTTTGACTTTTAA
- a CDS encoding T9SS type A sorting domain-containing protein, with translation MCAFGLGGLVQIHAQGTCPPGGCKGPNLISNGNFEAEITDPNNPLVNFTSDLSYIVCPPPSTLDLWGRITILNDPNICYFAWNGNDHTYDNGDGHMLVVDFPAQNPDGSNNFMDIWATTVTVTPGQTYCFGAWYKNLNTAAGVSRPRFRYMVNGTLIGFSPNLPDDGQWHYFGYNYTVPAGVSTLNISVKNGKWGGGGNDLAMDDVEFREVRTGYNPPIANDDQVIILANTGSYPINVLANDLGNNPGFTPGASDISLSSVPPSTAGNVSIMPSGQIDFAPAAGFTGDAVFKYEICHPSGCCTEAMVTVSVDNILPATIEDFKAQLVYSGAKLTWATVEEVNSQRFEIERSVDLVRFEKVGEVRGAGFATDRTEYEYTDMQVQTLGAARVYYRLRQVDMDGRSSAGKVVEISVSGEAGLEVKAYPNPVADDVIKVEIGSISDAPVVIQLISINGQVVRRQMLPGVNGRRVVKMDVNGLSGGMYLLSVSQGSESFSQRMVITP, from the coding sequence ATGTGTGCATTTGGTCTGGGGGGCCTTGTGCAAATTCATGCACAGGGCACCTGTCCTCCAGGTGGATGTAAGGGTCCAAACCTGATTTCCAACGGAAACTTCGAAGCAGAAATCACGGATCCCAACAATCCATTGGTAAATTTCACTTCCGATCTTTCCTATATTGTATGTCCTCCGCCCAGCACGCTGGATTTGTGGGGGCGCATCACCATACTTAATGACCCTAATATTTGTTATTTCGCGTGGAATGGAAATGACCATACCTACGACAATGGCGACGGCCATATGCTGGTGGTAGATTTTCCGGCACAAAATCCTGATGGCAGCAATAACTTTATGGATATCTGGGCTACGACGGTTACGGTTACCCCCGGACAAACGTATTGTTTTGGTGCCTGGTACAAAAACCTGAATACGGCTGCCGGCGTTTCCCGCCCTCGCTTCCGATACATGGTAAATGGTACGCTGATTGGATTTTCTCCCAATCTTCCCGACGACGGACAATGGCATTATTTCGGATACAATTATACAGTACCAGCCGGAGTCAGCACCCTCAATATATCTGTTAAAAACGGAAAGTGGGGTGGAGGCGGAAATGACCTGGCCATGGATGATGTGGAATTTCGCGAGGTTCGTACCGGTTATAACCCACCCATTGCAAATGATGACCAGGTGATTATTCTCGCCAATACAGGCAGTTACCCGATCAACGTACTGGCAAATGATCTGGGAAATAATCCCGGATTTACGCCCGGCGCTTCAGATATTTCATTGAGCAGCGTGCCTCCTTCTACAGCAGGAAATGTATCGATCATGCCCTCCGGTCAGATTGATTTTGCACCTGCTGCCGGATTCACCGGAGATGCCGTGTTTAAGTATGAAATTTGCCACCCGTCTGGTTGTTGTACAGAAGCTATGGTAACCGTGAGCGTGGACAATATCCTTCCTGCAACCATAGAAGATTTCAAAGCACAGTTGGTGTATTCGGGTGCAAAACTTACGTGGGCTACAGTGGAGGAAGTAAATAGCCAGCGATTTGAGATTGAGCGTTCGGTGGATCTTGTACGGTTTGAGAAAGTAGGGGAGGTGAGAGGTGCCGGGTTTGCCACCGATCGTACGGAATATGAATATACAGATATGCAGGTACAGACGTTGGGCGCAGCCCGTGTGTATTATCGTCTGCGGCAGGTAGATATGGATGGGCGGTCGTCTGCAGGAAAAGTGGTGGAAATAAGTGTAAGCGGCGAGGCGGGTTTGGAAGTGAAAGCCTATCCTAATCCAGTGGCAGACGATGTGATTAAGGTGGAAATCGGAAGTATTTCCGATGCTCCGGTAGTCATTCAACTGATCAGCATTAATGGTCAGGTGGTGCGTAGGCAGATGCTGCCTGGAGTCAATGGTCGCCGAGTGGTGAAGATGGATGTAAACGGACTTTCCGGCGGTATGTACCTGCTTTCTGTTTCTCAGGGTAGTGAGTCATTTAGCCAAAGAATGGTGATCACCCCCTGA
- a CDS encoding FG-GAP-like repeat-containing protein, which translates to MISKRRGIALYSSKTALLVFLLFTGLSFAFSQEINCGDGIDNDGDGLIDCFDTDCGGTPACADFYYGVPIPDCQFIPPANADTFEIELVWQTDDVSYPIDQRHTPLVGDVDNDGDPEVLGKFAGTPGYIRIFSGIDGSHEISITITDGIHSYSNMAMADIDEDGTAEIFVVNNAKNLVRAEHNGAITWTSASTVPASHNSPNIANFDGSGEPEIYIGNQIFRASDGVLLVNGVDGLGGGSEGGYVNTESFPVPVDIFSSTDIIPATGSPCGSPCDGLELVAGDTCYAVDLTSISGLTAVSWASGLGDGVTSVADMDNDGDPDAVIMVSGKISMWDIRSGSQLFTTYTMTGSTTSGGRINLADFDNDGYMEIGAAGKNVYAVLDTNISGTLVAKWTYVTDDGSERTGSTVYDFEGDGANEVVYSDEEYLYVYDGATGDELVKIVSQSGTRFDYPLVVDVNDDGQSEIVLTSQIGNGPGFSGNNFIRAYRSKFQPWVPARPVWNQHTFLCTNINDDLTVPVHQQNHWIVPKLNGFLVQSPTRLVNGEPAFQAPDVQPHILGSDNSKCGNDSLGIIVRIGNTGDGKFPAGATVAFYLGNPRVSGSIFLDTAMTTVTVDEGNYENMTFYIPFTSGDFPGDLFVVLNDTGFATAQLPLDLSLDFPVTYIGECDYTNNITNAYINAGCAIEPDRDQDGVVDFLDLDSDNDGIPDTQEDGDTGFDATGDEDADGIPNYMDNDDITASFPAWNDNNGDGVNDVYDRDSDGIPDAFDLDSDNDGIPDLIEAGGSDAEGNGLVDCFAITTDPASLTDTDTDGWCDTYDNAGGAFTSGTPMPYPDTDNDGLEDYADLDSDDDGIPDLIEAGGFDADGDGQPDNDLDQDRDGLADVFDSDDDGVFGTDAGGGTDPLILAIDSGSDGLADSYTDGEGNDADADNDGIINHLDLDADNDGMPDIIEAGGVDSDGDGRVDAAVSTDTDGDGLADVYDSDASDGPSGSGTDGSALAQTTGFDTDANGKADDAGIGYSHGNGRDTDPDGDGIPGFLDLDTDGDGITDIIEAGGIDNNGDGHLDTPTDVDADGLADIYDTDANDGPGGTGSNGTALVQTNGTDTDTDGLADQDASVGYQHGGAITDIDTDGDNIPNWIDLDSDNDGVPDVIEVGAVDATGDGLADITTDADGDGLADAWDSNASDGPAGTGTNGVALIKTTGTDTGNDGLADGDGAIAYARGDNGMWPDWDSDGIPNYIDLDTDNDGIADITESGGTDANHDGIVDGAFADTDGDGYSDTFDADDGGTAITTTGADINADNFPDSYSDDADSDVHPSFADVDADDDGILDNMEAQTTSGYTVSGITDTDGDGILDEYDGGNFLIPENTDGSGYADYLDTDSDGDGIPDADEAWDGYDDGDVSSDLSCSADADDDGLLDCYDNNSVESTDQTVGTTPPTDNGFDGTGYTDSKTSTGSTPEDIFPNNGGAANQPDWRDGDGCSLSPVLVYPVTGTHYLFSAGEHVFSGATTGTIRSTNFCVDAVSAGYTYYYPAIEPDKVLFSIAHGSNTTRVDYVELRREEALNRIVTSGSQGHFVMGRDWFVRTLDDAGLTANVNVRFYFDPADSVAMADSASSFATASGGTIQPAKWFKVDDTWNNGDITAADGLSARPGYTELSPAAYGTEGGLHYVQFNSISGFSGGGLQVEVSGTLPVEMLDFHAVRQDNDAYIGWMTASEENTDKFIVERSVDSRNFIAVGEVPASGKSSTRQFYSFLDKNVPANHSRKVYYRLRIVDLGGAYTFSNIREIQWVSHSDAFLQVYPNPGSKDIQIRFLTNDSRYLSLFVFDLQGREIWQKDFENTYGEKLISLDVTHWPSGMYQFILRSDEIELQQRFMKE; encoded by the coding sequence ATGATATCAAAAAGAAGGGGAATTGCTCTTTACTCTTCCAAAACAGCGTTGCTCGTCTTTCTGCTTTTCACAGGTTTATCTTTCGCTTTTTCACAGGAAATAAATTGTGGTGATGGCATTGACAATGACGGTGACGGACTCATCGACTGCTTTGATACTGACTGCGGCGGTACGCCTGCCTGTGCAGATTTTTACTATGGGGTCCCAATTCCCGACTGCCAGTTTATCCCACCGGCAAATGCAGATACCTTTGAGATCGAACTCGTGTGGCAAACCGATGACGTGTCTTATCCTATCGACCAACGCCATACACCACTGGTAGGAGATGTTGATAATGACGGCGATCCGGAAGTATTGGGAAAATTTGCGGGTACGCCTGGGTATATTCGGATTTTTAGCGGCATAGACGGTTCGCATGAGATCAGCATTACCATTACCGACGGAATACATTCCTACTCTAATATGGCAATGGCAGATATTGATGAAGACGGAACCGCAGAGATATTTGTAGTTAACAATGCAAAAAATCTAGTCAGAGCCGAACATAACGGGGCAATTACCTGGACCAGCGCGAGCACCGTACCTGCCAGCCACAATTCACCCAACATCGCCAATTTCGATGGTTCAGGTGAGCCGGAGATCTATATAGGCAACCAGATATTCCGGGCTTCAGACGGAGTACTTCTGGTAAATGGTGTCGATGGACTGGGTGGAGGCAGTGAAGGCGGATATGTAAATACAGAATCATTTCCAGTACCGGTGGATATATTCAGTTCCACAGATATTATCCCTGCTACAGGCAGCCCTTGCGGTAGCCCCTGCGATGGACTGGAACTGGTTGCCGGTGATACCTGCTATGCCGTGGATCTGACAAGTATCAGTGGACTTACTGCGGTAAGCTGGGCTTCAGGGCTGGGAGATGGTGTTACGAGCGTGGCAGACATGGACAACGATGGTGACCCCGATGCGGTAATCATGGTTAGTGGAAAGATTTCCATGTGGGATATTCGCAGTGGTTCTCAATTGTTTACGACATATACAATGACCGGGAGTACCACTTCCGGCGGCCGTATCAACCTGGCTGATTTTGACAACGATGGGTATATGGAAATCGGTGCAGCAGGTAAAAATGTGTACGCAGTCCTCGACACTAATATTTCCGGAACGCTGGTTGCCAAATGGACATATGTGACAGATGATGGTTCCGAGCGAACGGGAAGTACGGTCTATGATTTTGAAGGCGATGGCGCCAATGAAGTTGTGTATAGCGATGAAGAATATCTTTATGTCTATGATGGTGCAACCGGAGACGAACTGGTCAAAATCGTTTCCCAATCCGGCACCCGTTTTGACTATCCACTGGTCGTGGATGTCAATGACGATGGGCAATCAGAAATAGTCCTGACTTCTCAGATTGGAAACGGCCCGGGGTTCTCTGGTAACAACTTCATCCGCGCTTACCGGTCCAAATTTCAGCCATGGGTGCCTGCCCGTCCCGTTTGGAATCAACATACTTTCCTCTGTACCAATATCAATGATGACCTCACGGTACCGGTACACCAGCAAAACCACTGGATAGTACCCAAATTAAACGGCTTTCTCGTGCAGTCCCCTACCCGACTCGTAAATGGAGAACCCGCCTTCCAGGCTCCGGATGTGCAGCCGCATATTCTCGGCTCCGACAACTCAAAATGTGGCAACGACTCCCTGGGCATCATCGTCCGTATCGGCAATACCGGCGATGGAAAATTTCCGGCGGGTGCTACAGTAGCCTTTTATCTGGGCAATCCCAGGGTGTCGGGCAGTATATTTCTCGATACTGCCATGACTACCGTGACCGTAGATGAAGGGAATTATGAAAATATGACTTTTTACATCCCCTTCACTTCGGGTGATTTTCCCGGAGATCTGTTTGTTGTACTCAATGACACAGGGTTCGCAACGGCTCAATTGCCTTTGGATCTCAGTTTGGATTTCCCGGTAACTTATATCGGGGAATGTGATTATACCAACAATATCACCAACGCCTATATCAATGCGGGTTGCGCCATTGAACCCGACAGAGATCAGGACGGTGTAGTCGATTTTCTGGATCTCGACTCTGACAATGACGGCATTCCCGATACACAGGAAGATGGTGATACGGGGTTTGATGCTACCGGCGATGAAGATGCCGATGGTATTCCCAACTATATGGACAACGATGATATTACAGCCAGTTTTCCAGCGTGGAACGACAATAATGGGGACGGGGTAAACGATGTCTATGACCGCGACAGCGACGGTATTCCCGATGCCTTTGACCTCGACTCCGACAATGACGGTATCCCTGACCTGATTGAAGCCGGAGGCTCCGATGCAGAGGGAAATGGACTCGTAGATTGTTTTGCGATTACAACCGACCCGGCCTCACTGACCGATACCGATACAGATGGATGGTGTGATACCTATGACAATGCCGGGGGCGCATTCACCAGTGGCACACCGATGCCTTATCCGGATACAGACAATGATGGACTGGAAGATTATGCAGATCTCGATTCTGACGATGATGGTATTCCCGACCTCATTGAGGCAGGAGGTTTTGACGCTGATGGAGATGGCCAGCCTGACAATGACCTTGACCAGGACAGAGACGGCCTCGCAGATGTATTTGACTCTGACGATGACGGTGTTTTTGGTACTGATGCAGGTGGAGGAACTGATCCTTTAATACTGGCTATTGACAGCGGATCTGACGGGCTGGCGGACTCCTATACCGATGGTGAAGGTAATGACGCAGATGCAGACAACGATGGTATCATCAACCATCTGGATCTCGACGCAGATAATGATGGTATGCCTGATATCATTGAAGCCGGAGGTGTGGATAGCGATGGCGACGGCAGAGTCGATGCGGCAGTATCTACCGATACAGATGGCGACGGCCTTGCCGACGTCTATGACAGCGATGCAAGCGACGGCCCTTCTGGCAGCGGTACAGACGGTTCTGCCCTGGCCCAGACAACTGGTTTTGACACAGACGCAAACGGTAAAGCAGACGATGCCGGCATTGGCTATTCTCACGGCAATGGCAGAGATACTGATCCTGACGGAGATGGTATCCCCGGATTCCTTGATCTCGACACAGATGGCGATGGCATTACCGATATCATCGAAGCCGGAGGTATAGACAACAATGGCGACGGACATCTGGATACCCCCACAGACGTGGATGCAGATGGACTTGCCGACATCTATGACACAGATGCAAACGACGGCCCCGGAGGAACCGGTAGTAACGGAACCGCGCTCGTACAAACCAACGGAACTGACACGGATACCGACGGATTGGCGGACCAGGACGCAAGCGTAGGGTATCAGCACGGTGGCGCAATCACAGATATTGATACCGATGGAGACAATATCCCAAACTGGATTGATTTGGATTCAGACAATGACGGTGTGCCTGATGTGATTGAAGTCGGAGCAGTAGATGCTACCGGAGACGGCCTTGCCGACATCACCACCGACGCCGACGGCGACGGGCTGGCAGATGCCTGGGACAGCAACGCCAGCGATGGCCCGGCCGGTACGGGCACAAATGGTGTAGCACTCATCAAAACCACAGGTACGGACACAGGAAACGATGGTCTTGCCGACGGCGATGGCGCCATAGCATACGCAAGAGGCGACAACGGCATGTGGCCAGACTGGGACAGCGATGGTATTCCCAACTATATCGACCTCGACACAGACAACGACGGCATTGCAGACATTACAGAATCAGGCGGAACAGACGCAAATCATGACGGCATCGTGGATGGTGCATTTGCAGATACTGATGGTGACGGCTATTCCGATACCTTCGATGCCGATGACGGCGGAACAGCCATCACGACAACCGGGGCAGACATCAACGCGGACAATTTCCCCGACTCCTACAGCGATGACGCGGACAGTGACGTTCACCCCAGTTTTGCCGATGTGGATGCAGACGATGACGGCATCCTCGACAATATGGAAGCACAAACCACCTCCGGCTACACAGTTTCAGGTATCACTGATACAGACGGAGATGGCATACTCGACGAATACGACGGTGGCAACTTCCTCATTCCGGAAAATACAGACGGTTCGGGTTATGCCGATTACCTCGATACAGACTCCGATGGCGATGGCATTCCCGATGCCGATGAGGCATGGGATGGGTATGACGACGGAGATGTTTCCAGCGACCTGAGTTGCAGTGCCGATGCAGATGATGACGGTCTCCTCGATTGTTATGACAACAACAGTGTGGAAAGCACAGATCAGACCGTTGGGACAACACCTCCCACAGACAATGGATTTGATGGCACGGGTTATACAGACAGTAAAACCAGTACGGGCTCAACACCTGAAGATATTTTTCCAAACAACGGTGGCGCTGCCAACCAGCCTGACTGGCGCGACGGCGATGGATGCAGCCTGAGTCCTGTACTCGTTTACCCGGTTACAGGTACCCATTATCTATTCAGCGCAGGTGAGCACGTATTTAGCGGAGCAACTACCGGCACGATTCGCAGCACCAACTTTTGTGTAGATGCTGTGTCAGCAGGTTATACCTACTATTATCCCGCCATTGAGCCGGATAAGGTATTGTTTTCCATCGCTCACGGCAGCAATACGACCAGAGTTGACTATGTAGAATTGCGTCGCGAAGAAGCATTAAACCGGATTGTTACCTCCGGCTCACAGGGGCATTTTGTCATGGGGCGAGACTGGTTTGTGCGCACACTGGATGATGCCGGTCTGACTGCAAATGTGAATGTACGGTTCTATTTCGACCCTGCGGACTCAGTTGCAATGGCAGATTCTGCTTCGAGTTTTGCCACAGCATCAGGTGGCACGATTCAACCGGCAAAATGGTTTAAGGTTGATGACACCTGGAACAACGGTGACATTACCGCTGCCGATGGATTATCTGCCCGGCCGGGTTATACAGAACTTTCCCCTGCTGCCTACGGTACTGAGGGAGGATTGCATTATGTTCAATTCAACAGTATCAGCGGTTTTTCCGGCGGTGGTTTGCAGGTTGAAGTAAGTGGAACGCTGCCCGTAGAAATGCTTGACTTCCATGCCGTCAGGCAAGACAATGATGCTTATATCGGCTGGATGACCGCTTCAGAGGAAAATACTGACAAATTTATTGTCGAACGCTCTGTGGATTCCAGAAATTTTATTGCAGTCGGGGAAGTTCCCGCTTCTGGCAAGAGCAGTACCCGCCAATTTTACAGCTTCCTCGATAAGAACGTACCGGCAAACCATTCCCGAAAGGTCTATTACAGACTCCGAATCGTTGACCTCGGGGGGGCATATACGTTCAGCAACATCAGGGAGATTCAGTGGGTATCCCATTCGGATGCTTTTTTACAGGTATATCCCAACCCGGGCAGTAAAGATATTCAAATCCGTTTTCTTACAAACGATTCACGCTATTTGAGTCTCTTTGTCTTTGACCTGCAAGGAAGAGAGATCTGGCAAAAAGATTTTGAGAATACATATGGTGAAAAACTGATTTCTCTGGATGTGACCCACTGGCCGTCAGGTATGTACCAATTTATTCTTAGAAGTGATGAAATCGAACTGCAACAGCGGTTTATGAAAGAATAA